From the genome of Nicotiana sylvestris chromosome 1, ASM39365v2, whole genome shotgun sequence:
AATGGAAGTGAATAAGATGTACCTCTAATCCTAGGGAGAACATTCCTTTGCACTTGCCGGGCTATTCTTGATATATATATAAGGGGCAACTCATGCTATGAGTGGGAAACAAAAAAGTGGTGTTTCAAATGAAGAGAATGATGAAATACACATGTGATGAGGCATCTGCCTATACTTATCTCAAACTAGATGTGGTGGGAGAGTTAGCTGAACAACACAAGATGGATAAGATTGTAGGTGATTCACTAGAGAGACGCATTAGTTAATCAAGCACAACAGAGGATGAAGATCCTGAGATCAAAAAGGAAGTAAGAGAACGGGTGGTAGATGAAGAAGAATTCGagaaagaaaagagcaagccGAAGCTGGAATTGAAAGTACCTCCGACACATTTGAAATATGCTTTTTGGAGACTAACAATTTTCCCGTAATTGTTGGTGTTGATTTGATAGGTGAACATGAACACATTCTTGTGGAGTTACTACAGAAGGATAAAAAGGCAATTGGTTGGAGTATAGCCAATATTCAGGGGATCAGCCCCGCAATCTGCATGCACAAGATCCTATTAGAAGAAGGGAGTACACCAGTGGTGCAGCCTCAGTGCAAATTGAACAAAAATCTTAAAGAGGTGGTGCAGAAAGAGATACTCAAATTGCTGGATGCAGGTATAATATTTTCCATCTCTGACAATCAATGGATTAGCCCCCTACAGGTTGTGCCCAAAAAAAGGGGGCATGATGGTGCTAAAAAATGAGGACAACGAACTAATTCCTACCAAAACAGTTACTGGGTggagaatgtgcatagattaccggCAATTAAATGATGCAACAAGGAAGGATCACTTCCCTCTTCCGTTCATTGATCAGATGGTGGAGGAAGTAGTGGGGCGCTTATATTACTACTTTTTTACATGGATATGTAGGGTATAATCAAATACCCATTTATCCCGAAGATGTTGAGAAAACCACCTTTACATGCCCGTCCGGAATTTTTGCATACCGGAGAATTCCTTTCGAACTATGCAAGGCACCAGATACTTTCCAGAGGTGCATGATGTCAATAATTTTAGATTTGAATTGGAAGTGtctggaggtgttcatggatgactttactCTATTTGGATATGACTTTGAATATTGCTTGAGGAACCTCGAACTTGTTCTGAAACAATGTGAGGACACTCACCTAGTACTTAACTGAGaaaaatgtcacttcatggttaAGTAGGGGATAGTCTTGGGCCATAAGGTCACAGTTGAAGGTATTGAGGTTGATAGATCTAAAGTAGATGTGATAGTCAAGCTCCCCCCACCGAATTCAGTGAAGAGCATAAGAAGTTTTTTGGGGCATGCCGGTTTCTATAGAAGGTTTATTAAGAATTTTTCTAGCATTACCAAGCCCTTAACTGAATTACTTGCCAAGGATATGAAATTTGTATTTGATGTGGAGTGTCTCAGAGCATTCGAACTGATCAAGGAAAAGCTAGTGAGTGCCCCCATAATGGTGACTCCTAACTGGAGTGAGCCTTTTGAGATAATGTATGACAGTAGGAGCAATGCTGGGGTAGAGGAGAGCCATTTACTATGCAAGCTGGACCTTGAATGATGCTCAGGTGAACTATGTTACTACAGAGAAGGAGTTCTTTACAGTAGTCTTTGCTTTTGACAAGTTCAGATCCTATTTGTTGGGAAGCAAGGTAATAGTGCATACCGATCACTCAGCACCGAACTATTTGCGAGTAAGAGAGAGTCCAAATCGCATATGATGTGGTGGGTATTATTGTTGTAAGAATTTGATCTAGAAATCAAAGACAGGAAGGGCACAAAAATCAAGTGGCTGACCACATGTCACAATTGGAGAAACCACCTGTTGAAGCGGTGGACATTCGGGAAGAGTTCCTAGATGATTAGATTTGTTCCATTGCAGTAGTCTCTGATAGACCACCATGGTTAGGCGACATAGCCAACTTCTTGGCTAGTGGGTAACTGCCATACGACTTGACCTCCGATCAGAAAGAAGCTGCAAAGTGAGGTAAAAGGTTATTTTTGGAATGACCCTTTGTTGTTTAAGCTGTGTGCGGATGGTGTTATTCAAAGATGTGTGCCTGGTGGAGAGATGGCAAGCACTCTGTCTCACTACCATAATGGAGCAGCTGGAGGACACTATGGTGGAAATCGCACTGCAACAAAGGTCATGGAGAACTATTTGAGTGGAACtattgaaataaggagaaaggtgcattgTTTCGAAAATaataagagccacttgaattgttacaccctgcaatattatgatgatgttacgtcctgcagtattatattacgatgatgttatgccttgcagtattacattacgatgatattaaactttgcagtattaagttaagATAATGTTGCACCCTACAATATtaaattatgatgatgttacacttcacagtattaagttacgacaatgttgcaccctgcagtattacattatggtaatgttatgctttgcagtattaaattacgacgatgttgcaccttgtattattgtacattgaatttatCGTAAAGACGTTAACATCAGTTCAagggaaagattatttggagattataaggattatgctatttcaaacaagtgatgagtaaattcgtgaaggtgagaggggaagcaagtcgaaaaaaatgaatttcattgaaatttggcattttggaaaaaaatagctaaattacccgatatttatggactagtaccatacaaggtaccacatgaccatggtagtaaattatataaggtatatgaaaagtaagtaatattttaagtaagttgagaaaattcttaattatgcgggtaattagttaattaccgggtaacgggacattacctaattaatggGGATATATTGGATAAGTATTGTATAGCATGATGTGGCAGCCACATATTCAAAGAAAATGACCCATGTTAAAAGTTGAAAGGTGGCACTTAAGTGCCATTTGCATGTTTGATTTAAATGACTTTGCACCATATTCAATGTAAGGTGACTTACGTACAAGCTACCAAGACCTTAAATGGTTGATTTGTGGTCTTTATTAAGCTTCTTCCTAATTCCAAACAATTGCAAGAATAGAAGATTACACTCCAATAAGAACGAAAGATTACACAAGAATGGATATTAATCTTGAAACAAAAAAAATTCCAACAAGATATCTTAGCACcgtagcaacgtgagattttgcgattctaaaggaaTACGGTGTAACCTTTACCAAgtatatcatacggatttttccctacttcaagTATGTTAATGttatcccttctttattttggcataaTTCATACGAtgcaaacgaaacgtgcaaatgcacaacctttataaataactctattcatagaaatgctagagatgcttatgttcttgattctccatgtgtcatattattctatcatttgttcatgggtctcagaaaaatacgtatgtTAAAAAattttacttcatgatattattcaaaggcataatggtcttatgacactccacgagattttattaacgtacgtttcatgcattgtattcatgtacattgacccatgaccatatggtattatatacgcgtatttatgtgtgtgtatatatatatgtgtgtgtgtgtgtgtgtgtataggatatgggaaaggttatggcgttgtatacgcaccaccacctgatcagctggtatacgttgatgattttgcccacagtgaccaagatgatatgatgggatgccctcagaggctgatgacgttatgaaatatgtacctatgcacgacatgacatttatacgcatatgtatGATAcgataattatttcatgatttacaaaattattcagacttacaggtggagtcatttactctatatttcctccatgtctgttatgtacctatttatgtgccttacatactcagtacattattcatactaacgtccctttttgcttggggacgttgtgtttcatgtccgcaagtcccgatagacagatcgagagccctccaagtaggctatcagctcagcggaagatgttattgcactccatttgcttcggagttgcttgtttggttagtatgagttagatgtgtattgtttggtatagcgggactctgtcctgacctttatgaaaattatgaattcttagaggcttgtagacagatgtcatatacgtaaaagattgtatggccttgtcggccgatgttcagtgttcaagtggttatttagtcttagaggcccatatggctaatgtataagttggcattacctattgcattctacctatttcacggtAGCCTCGCCGGCTCAGTtatatgatagtatgacatgaaagatacgttatgttagtacttggttgagtaaggtaccaggtgcccgtcgcggcccatcggtttgggtcgtgacatgaattgaaaaagaaaataaaattttttgTTGTATTGTTGTGCAAAATGTTCTTTGATAAGTGGTAACTCTTGATGCAATTGTTCTTAGAGAAGTATGGAGTTAATGTATATTAATATAAAAGGTGGAGCTATGGTTTGACAGGAGTGTGGGGTTTAGaatgttaaagtgtatgtattaaagtgcttagagaggtgtagtcactcttatatccaaatgtatgCTACTACAAAAAattagagagtagttccacacataATAGacattaagaacaattaggaattcaaaataaaaagaattcACTCTCTCAGAAACAACATTTATATGCCACAAAAAGATGtatcataggcttgcccgtagtgtactgctctactaattgagctcatttAGTCAAATATCAAGTaagactttaattggttgtaatatAGGCAACGAGCACTGGATTCACGAAGGAAAGTAATGCTTGAACCTCTGTGTTAGAATGAGTGAGCGGGTTATAAATAATGTGTGGTGCttttgagtcaaatcttgaggttaaGATGTTACAATATTGTACTTAATCTGTTTTAAAGAGTCTTGGTGTGATGAGTCATGAGAGTTGTTGAAAAAGGTCGTATTTTAGgtgaagtgtagtttgattgctcgaggacaagcaaaggtttaagtgtggagtgttgatggtaggctataattgtgtattttGGCCATTAATTGCACTTTACTAGTGTTTGAACTTTAAATGGTATTATTTTGCACTGAGTATATTTTTTTGCCTTGTAGGAGTGACTCCGAGTTACGATGTGGTTGTGGAGCTAATTCGAGCTATTTTGGAGCTTCGAAATCTGAGTAAAACCCCAGGTATTAAgttgggatcgtgttcggggattaACGTACAATAGTGTACTTAATGGGAGAAATGAAAAGGTGAGCAGGAAGCTCAACCAGGTGCGCGACCGTGCATGAGACCCTTCCACCGCGCACTTATGCATGCAAGTGAAGCAGTACACTACCAAGGTGTGCGGCCATATGTGCGATCACACCTCCAGGTGCGCGGCCGCACACATCTAGTTTCGGAAGCTTTTCTCaagcctatttttgtaatttcggAGGTGACTCCTTTTGACCTATATGAATCCTAGCTCGTCTAAAAACAGGGTGTCTTGACTTTTAGAGCAGTTTTTGGGAGAGAAGAAGGCAAGGAAGTAATGGAGACGCAAAATACTTGATCCAATTCATTCAATACGAAAGTGGGTTTGAATTTGGGAATTGTAAtgtcttcttgttcttctaataCTTTTGTGATGAATAACTTCTCCACTATGGAGTAATATTTCTTAGGGTTATTGACGGATGTTGTGTTTTGACTATTGTTTTGGGTTTATTCTTTGTTAATTGCCCGAATTCATTGAATGGGTATTAATTGAATTGCAAGGCTAATTGTAGTTTTACTTAAATCAAAAAAGAAGTGTTGCTGCAATTCGCATTGTGCCGTATTGTTTGGGTCGATTTTACGCCTCTCATAGGTAATCGAAAGAGCTTAGAGAGTTATCAATTAACCTTGTTTAGAAGAATATTCAAGAGGTGTTCTTTGAAATATCATTCATTCATTGTATTTGTGCATATGTTCATAGGACCTGTTATTAGCTTGATTAAGGGAACTTTCATTCATTCGGAAGAAGAATTTGAATCCCTATGATAGCCTAATCATCTGTTGAAATCGAAGGAGTCAATAGAAGTTAAGAGTGAACTTAACATAGAGTTACCCAGAAAAATAGGTGATCACATATCTTGTCACAACCCGTACTTCTCACCTTGATATTCAATCATTGCTATTTAGTCATTAAATTGCCATTAGTTCTTACGATCGATAAAATCTTAGTTTTATTAGTAGTCGATAATAACATAAATCAAAAGTTATTATCCTGGATAGGTTAAGCAGAAGATTTATTAGAACATTATTTAAACCAATCATTGTGGAGATGATTTAatactatactatctttgactaGCGATCTTAATTTTTATACACCAGTTTTGTGCTCGTCAGGCTCTAGGTTTGAAAAAGATATGTTAGTATTTGTGTATTGCAAAATATTTTGGTTATTGTCGTATACTCATCAATGAATTATTATTGATATTATGTATGCATGTGATGATATCCTTTTGAAGGATATAAGTGTGTCGGACAAGTTGCGAGATCGGCTCTCTCACATGAGCGATCACCTCTGACGTCGAGGAACGTACAGAGATAATACCTATTAAAACCTTGATTAATGGAAGGtcatatatatttttgaataGAATGGTCGGTCTTGACTAGAGTTCAGACTTATGGATTTCATAATCCTTAATGACTTGTTTTGTAAACTAGATACGAGTTTCTCTAAGAAATTGGAGATGGGGGTTATTGGAGTGAGAAACTCGTGTTAGACATCTAAGGTGTCTAGATCAAGATTTGTACGGTGTTGAATGAGTAAAAGAATGAGACACACGCATCAGTATAAGGTGAGAACACTGTAACATGTGTTTCATACTACATGTGTTAGCGACCAATGGGATAATAGAAGAATGATCCCTGCTTCTTCATTGTGTGAGATTCCAAAAAGTTATACTAACTTTTATTGAAATACCCTATGACATTTTACTATTTCTTGAAGTGCTAATAATTTTTGCTACTTTAGCGTGTCACTAATAGCCATGGGTGATTCGGTAATGCAGTGTATGTCTAGGAAAGCAGTTGATTTGGAATGGATAGATTCGAGTAGAAAGGGAAGCCAACTACAATAAGTAATTTAACTTTTATCCACAGGTCGACCATTACACTTATCATGAGGGTATCAAGTGTAATTGTAGTTACAATGTTATACATGAACTCGAGTTTACCTCTTTTGAGGATGAGGGATATGATAAATAGTCACTGGAGTAGCAAATGATATCTGGGGTATTGCAAGTAATACGATCCTCATGTTAATAGTGAATACTTTCCATACGTAATTGAATTTTTACGTGGAGCCTTTGTACGACCTTGATGGGTTTAACATGTTATAGCTCTTGATGCTCGCAGGTCACACGAACTATTTGTTTGTATGAATTACGTGTATTATTGCCAATGATACTAGTTTTGAGTCAGCCCATCATGAGCGAAGTGGAAGATGTTGGATATTGGATCGTGGGTCTCTCTATGTGGGCTGACCCAATCCAATACCCATTTATAAGAGATAGATTTTAAGGATATTACCATAATCACGGTTAATAAAAAGAGGTTCAGGAAAAAAACCATTCCTCCCTCTCTCTATAAGAAACACAcagtttctttcttttatttggtTCGTTTGAACTAAAAATCATTCTCttattgtatacggtaaaatccaAGGGATCGATTTTATGATCATTTCAGGGCTCCAAAGATGTGCCTCTTAAAACCCGAGGAAGGGCTCGAAGTGCGATCTCATAGAGTCTCTAAAATTCTTGACTCAGAGTCAATACAGGTCTATGGCGGCCATAGaaaaatggggagttccctaGGCACTTGATGGGAGTTGGCAGGTTGGCATGCGCACGTACTGAGGCATTAAATAGTTGTATCAATATCATATCTTGGTAATAAATGCACTAGTACCATACTAGGATTCCCATcatatataaaagggatccttgccattttgtaGACATCTGTTGctcaatattgaatacacaagaacattttctctactctctaacatattctcttgatctcattacttgcatttattacttatattcattgtgtttcatttattgttcttcatttattgcttattattgacAATAAAGAACCGTCATTGATTCTATCATAACTATTAATCCaccctcgatagctcccagccgaacatcagactcgaccccgaggccccgattattaaccagtcggtttggttatcaccttgtTTTCTAACTCTTATTTTGTTTTCAAGTCTTTCATTTAGCATCTATTGccaaacaactagcataaaaatagatcacgtatttttagaactacaaatcaaatttaattgtaattactattttcaaggtaaagagtttggcgcccaccgaggggctaaaaataatagtgattatttttttgcTGGTTCACTCCATAATGCAAGTTATCCGTAATGCCAAAGCCGATCCTCGCAGATAcggtctcacgcgatgcccagcacctcgatataagctcccacactaataggagcgtacaccaaggagaccaacaagaagttCAGAAAACCCCATCTAGGGAAGaatgggaggttagccttcacgttatttttgaaatgttacaggcacaacagctggtgattgctcagctgcaaagtcactagaaaactcctagcacggtagcaccgggaATGGCTTTcccagccgaacaggtaccggaaATATCAAGTAACAATGGGTCGGAAGACGACCCCGCcctcataaagatgctcgaggacctcacaaagaggattgagttaggcgaaaagaagatagaagccaacgacaagaaagtatagacctacaattctagggtcgatcaaatttcTGGCGCACCCCCAATTttgaaaggtgtagattcaaaTAAGTTTGTACAAAAGCTATTCCCACAGGAAGTAGCCCCGAaacctattccaaagaagttcagaaagcTCGAGCTACCAAAGTATaacggaacctcggaccccaacgagcacgtcactgcctacacttgtgcagtgaagggcaacgacctaagggacgacgagatcgagttcgtactgctgaagaagttcggggaaacactctcgaaaggggacatgatgtggtatcacaacttagctcctaactctatagactcatttgtcatgctggcagattctttcataaggGCACATACTGGTGCTATCAAGGTAGCTACAAGGAAATACGACGTCCTcaagatcaagcaaagggagaacaagatgttgcgagagttcgtatctcgctttcaaatggaacgcatGGAACTACCActggtctccgatgactgggcggtgcaggccttcactcaaggtttgaacgagcgaagctcggtagcttcgaagTAGCTTAATCAAAACTTAGTCTAGTATCCCGTCATgacttggtcggacgtccacaatcgataccagtcaaagatcagggccgaagacgaccaactaggagccccttcgggcttggtatatcctagcaggcttccggcaaaaggagccaaagccaaacaaggaaagataccaaccatacaatgaagatagaagaaacgccccaaggcgcaacataccccgcaatgatcGGAGGATGCACTAaggccagaatcctcggggacttgcTAACAGAGCTGGATTCGATAGGCATACAGGGCTGACAGAGGCGCCccacttatcggaatacaacttcaacgttgatgtTTCAGACATCGTGTGCACTATCAGTAAAATAAGAGACACCAGGTGGCTAAGGCATGTACAATCAGAAGATTGCCGGCAACTccgggaagaagtagcccgactactcagcaaaggtcacctccgagagttcctcagCGACCAGGCCAAAAATTAgtttcgggaaagagaggcgaccaagaagaacgaaacaaatgagccgcaacatgtcatcctcacctccgagagttcctcagTGACCGATCCAAAAATAAGTTTCACGAAAGAgaggcaaccaagaagaacgaaacaaatgagccacaacatgtcatccacatgatcttgggaggcatcgatgctcTACAGGAACCCAtgatcagaagaacaaaaatatccatcaccagagaaaagcgaactcaAGGTTACACacccgaggatgctctcacattcagcaacGAGGACtttgagaccttgtctcagcctcacaacgacgcactggtaatctctttccttgtaaatacatttcaaattaaatatgtACTTGtaaatccaggtagctcggccaatatcatcaggtcgagggtggtagagcagctcggactgcttgaccaaaccgttcccgcctctcgagtcctcaacgaattcaacatggcgagcgaaacaacgaaaggggaaatcaccctcccagtcaacgtggtcggcacaacccaaaatgccaaactctatgtcatcgaaggagacatgagatacaacatCTTGTTCGAGAGGCCatagatacactgcatgagagcagtaccatccaccctccatcaaatgataaAATTCCCGACGAAGGACGGGATAAAAACCGTCTACaaggaacaacatgcggcaaaaAAGATGTTcacggtgcacgatgtggcaccgacaCCAATACCTCCACCACCGAAGGAGCCAAAGTATAATCAAACATTAAAATAGCGATAACAAGTTGCATTCTCGGTAATGCTATATTCTGGGCCGGGGCTgggcctaaatgggccaaacgggccgggcttaacgggcctgggctctggcggtcccgggacTCACGGTGTTGGGCTTCATGGACTCAACGGGAGGAACCAACCCGTGACGAGCCTAAGCTcatatggtcctgggctaaacaggtcgggctcgtgggcttagcgggcctaacAGGCTTTTTTATTTCCgggctttttttaaaaaaaaaattttgtttaaggcaatttcttgtaaaccatatcatggctatataaataatatatatgtaatatatatgtagaaatctaattattaaagtgcttgacaaaaagtaaaataacaaaacaatagtaaaactaaattgccatgcataataaattaataataaagtacaaacatgaagcataaatacgtgtaattttaaaataacataaattgttgaaatatcttaaagacgaatttgcggataaataccatcaacacaatacgttatatgcctccttaaaatgcctgtggtacaccctgaacaaaaatttaagactcttccacagttcttgcattttaatatttggccttcttcattttcttcaagcacttcatagtagtgcgaaacaaataagcgcactctttccaaacgaggcatgatgtaacttgaaaattaagattgagacttgaagtcttgaaaattggagattgagagattgagagaaatttagattgagaaatgagtattgagtattgaaatgaagaagagggagggggtatttatagtgttagagaaggttagttttgtaaattgaaaaaaaaaacggctatttgtgcaatatggccgttggtggtcattgggggtggggcccttattttgaattttgaaatatcttgttttgtagtatatatagtatactagtatagtatataatatatatatataaaattcccgtatatttcgaatctttactggtcgtgcggactaccgccaaccttcaaaggtactgaaacagctagatctggatggtcgtgcggactaccgcccgcctaccctgatcctggtgtagatggtatcagagcctaggaattttcatggtaaatatgtaatagatatgaaatattcaacatagatatgaagcttttggaatggatctgggagaaacaagtactaaaggtactagacttgaagaggtagatatacctcaaaaccttgatttattaaataaatggacaattcctaaagtttctataaaaaccatttatgattatggttggtttgataaactttcttctaaacaattgataaaaacgactgaacagtctttagcattaaattcgtctgaacagactattcgtttgttaaacaaacacgatatagatttatataaacatcattatcattatctgcatattggtatggttcaaattgcatttaaactgttaacccttaaaggattaccagagacctttttagcagctcttagagatgctagaaatctgaatttcagacagtctctgatgggttcgattgaatctacagtggcctatggtccagtatactTTAATACTAAACCCAATCTGCAattatctctttctgatgttaatattcttgatgccttgactttaaatgtgaaaacgcatggttataattatgcgcctggttctgaacttatatgtctgtcttataagatttatttcaaattgttatctactttgaatcctagatgtaagttatacgatacatcgGATCAGACCATACTGGTAGAAACCAAATTTTGCAAGGTCCAAAGTCACCACTAGGAGACTTATTaggtgggaagaaattaattttccaactacttggactttaaattcggttatatccccaagtcaaattactaacgacttgtcgaATACTGAATTTTCACATgttactcaaaatccggatggtaggatttgtattcaatttgatgataagtctactatttataatagacattcgttttctaatcatagacttctacctgctatttAACATATTTCTCCTGTTGAACCAGTCTACGGTCCAGCTCACAATCGTGCAGCCTCTTTACACACTATTACTAGTAAAGTTAGTAATAAGCTTGTCGAAAGAGTTGAAAGGATTaaagttaaccctcaaacaaatattgttcaggacaatgacaatatttctgataaggatattccttctgtatccgagatggatttcgaccccaatagtacttaatgattccacaccaaattgattttagccccggttctcgggcaagaaaatatattcaaaaggaattttttagtgataaatgaaaccagtttaaaacatggtttttcgatacttatagcaaagatgatttgaacaatatttctcaagaattttatgaaacttgtgccctgcataatcaaattatgtattttgttccttggtttataacaacttatttgactctttatataaaggtattagaaagatcttataaagatgggagtggtaatattactaaagtcATTTATCCTCCTCAGtccccctttattttacctaataatactggtattaccttcactgcctttcaaaaatttattgatgataacgttgcagctattagtatcgcagaaattaataaattgatttctcaaaacaattatttgggtttatatgtaaagattttaggagaacatattggttctcttgataagAAACtggatgatttgactattttaataaaggaaatgagtactaagaaaggaccaactgatattgcctccatttcgggaagtaaaacagttgatcaagctat
Proteins encoded in this window:
- the LOC138872230 gene encoding uncharacterized protein — encoded protein: MLWKILGDTEAVVCEHPVHGGSHTDVDLCKISEGNPFKQKEVQGNESGRTQCPLQCHSTEQNSLEVWGSWQFKNIIPYSLGSENFDKALCDSGASINLIPLSMFKKLEGELGVIKYMLKDKKAIGWSIANIQGISPAICMHKILLEEGSTPVVQPQCKLNKNLKEVVQKEILKLLDAVTGWRMCIDYRQLNDATRKDHFPLPFIDQMVEEVVGRLYYYFFTWICRGIVLGHKVTVEGIEVDRSKVDVIVKLPPPNSVKSIRSFLGHAGFYRRFIKNFSSITKPLTELLAKDMKFVFDVECLRAFELIKEKLVSAPIMVTPNWSEPFEIMYDSRSNAGVNYVTTEKEFFTVVFAFDKFRSYLLGSKEGHKNQVADHMSQLEKPPVEAVDIREEFLDD